The Epinephelus lanceolatus isolate andai-2023 chromosome 13, ASM4190304v1, whole genome shotgun sequence genomic interval CTGTCCTTGTTTTCAGATTGAGCTCCTCACGCTGCTGTTTTTGAGCAGCCTGGCTGAGGAAGCGAAGGCCAAAGCTTTTGAGGAGAAATCTGCAACGATCAGAGCTCATCATGTCAGAGCAGTCGCCAAGGTTAGTTCAAAGAGAGGTTAAAATCACGGATGCTACTGTCCAAGCTAACGTTGTTTGTGTCCGTGTTGTATTTATATTAACATTAAATGAAATATCAAAACAAGTTAATTTATCCGTACGGAACTTTATGTGTGTTAAAACGTCAGTACATAAATAACACATACTGTAACTGGACAAATGACAACCATAATATGACAACACACAGTGCAGAGTGCAGCTTAAACTAGTTCATGATGTTCACCTTAAAATGCCTAAAAATGTCCataaatagataataaataTCGGTCAAGCATCACTCTCAAATGCAATACAACTTTAAGTGACAAGTGACAATATTGTTTTTACCTCATCAATGGTTTGGTCTATAAAAAGGCAAAACGGTCAGAGGCACAAGAGACAGAGATTTCTGATGAtttaaaactgtgaaaatatattttacattgtTTGTGTTAATACAGAAGATTTTCTGATGGCcctgtgttttaatgtgaaatctGATGATTATACAAAAGCAGTCAGAAGGTTTTTAATGCTTTagaagttgggatttgtttaTTGAATAAGTTGGCATGGTCTGCATAAAAGGCAGTGTCTCATTTTCTTACACGGCCCTCATATTAATGACTGTAAACAGGCAGCAGCCCACATGGtgcatatttttcctttacTATTGATTTCTAGTGTTTTAGTTTGGTtttggggcagcagtagctccgCTTTGACCTGGCTCCAGTACTAGAGGGTGGTCTTTTTAAGTCCACAGCACAGTCCTGTCAGTACAGAGTGTGGACTAGTAGCTGTAGAGGTGCTGgctcacctcctgggcactgccgaggtgcccttgagcaaggcaccaaaccacTAATTGCTCAGGATGCTTGACCATGTAGCCCAATCAGCTCTAACATTCCTCCACAACAACTACATGTCTATGGGTCGTGAGTGTGGGCATAACAATTGagtgaaaaatattttatttcccCCAGATTCTTCTACTGCTTCTTctactgcttcttcttcttcttcttcttcttcttcttcttcttcaccaccTACAAATCATTTCTCAGTCAGAGTTATTAGATGTTCTTTAGTTTTTGATTTTTCAAAgatttttattgtcattatccTTTTTAGGTAAATTTAGTTACCATACATCAAAACCTCAGAATGGGCAGGTTTTGTAGACCCTGCTTGTTTGCTCAAAGGCAGGTGTAACAGAGAGGTTAACTAGTTGAGCCTGCAaaagtgttaaaataaaaagtgttggAATAAATTGAATCAGTAAGCAGCATGTTGTCTGGTAGAGATGCTCAATGAACATCATCATGGTCTCTGTCTTTTGCAATTAAAACAAAAGTCCTAAACATTTTCTCACATAACTGACACCTACTTCCTATTTATATTTCAAAACCAAATGATCTTACATTGAGTGTTTGTTTGaatttaaagatatactatgcaggattgccggttactgtttgtaaacatgctTCAAAAGTCTAAGTAAAAGCCAGTCCCACAATGATTCTCATTTGGCGTTTCGCCTCGCTGTATTTTCTTCAGTGATGTGTCTGTTGTAAGCCTATTGTTCAGGGTCTAgaacctggttgctacctttctataaagccccaacctcacctgagtgctgtggagGCACACGCACATAAACTAAACACAGGaaatgagaagaaaaaagaaactgcaGGCTGAGGGCAAAGTCCCTGCAGAAAAATactccaccacacacttctagagGTTCATAattgatgattgagagggattacttctttATGACTGTTTCCATTGTTTTCAGGAAAACCCTTCAGAGTGTATCTTTAATCAAATTCAAATATTACATACACATTTCTGTACTTTTTTTAAGGGCTAGTAGTATTAATATAATGTCTACAGTTGATGTTGACAGTTATTAATGAGACGTAGTAATGCTTCTGATTaataatgcttttattttttgaacACTTTTTGGTGTCTCCATCTTGAACAGGAGACTTACTGaggtttatttttctgtctttatagaaaatgctgaaaaaagctCGGGGATGAAGATGGGGAAgtgtcatcatcatttttatggacttttttcatgattggcagcagcaatatttttgcttttttattaaatattttcttctgAAATTATCCTTTATGTTCTATCCcttgtatatatgttttttctgtcatgagttttttttgttctttattaAATTCTTGTGAATCTTACAATGGCTCATATTGTAGACCTCTCAGCCCCCAAAACTTGCGGTGCTTAACATAACAGCTTACTGATATTAATCAAGTCATAACTGCTGCCATCAGATCAAGCGTCACATTCAAAAGTGTTCAAAAAATACAATGAAGACATACTGTGCAGCAGTGTTGAGAGTATTAAGCTTTGATCTCAAAGTTGTGGACACCTCATGTTAGTGCTTCCAGATCTCTTCGTCCCCCGTCCTGCTCTCCTTCCATCCGTCATGGTCAGTGTTTTAAAGCTGCATGCTTCACAGCTTCTTCACTGAGCGTGGGGCTCAGCCTCCTCCCAAATTCCTCCCTTCTTCACGCTACATAGATTATCTGCATGCTGCGATGCTATCCTGCTCATACCTTTATCACTGCAGGGTTATTCACAGCCAGACTTTTACTTTCTGAGGTGTGTGAGAAGTGAAAAGTTCAAAGTTAAACTTTTTTTATGCCCAGATCATACGGTATCTGTTAgatttttattaaaaacgatGTCATGTGCATTTTCTGCTGCAGCAGGACCTTGGTAGCAGGTGGTGACGTGACAATGGACGGTTTAACCATCAATCTAAGTTCaacatttatcttttttaaagTGTTAACCCAGTTTAAAACAATAGATCAAAGTATTGAAAGGGGAACACCGCATAATTAAGAATCCCAATATCTTATTTTGATGGCTTTGGAAAGTTAAATATGTGTGGAACATGATCatgtgctttcacacctgccctgtttggtttggttcaatcgaactcaagtttgtttgccacttaagtgtggttcgtttgggcaggtgtgaacacagcaatcacactcaggtgtgcacccaaacaaccggactgagaccttcttgaagaggtggtctcagtccggttacaaatgaactctggtgcggttggtttgtggtgagaacgtgttccgacctggatctgagccaactgcagtcacatgacacattgtttgggttaaacatgagcatgttacagtcctggaggattattaatgtgcacctcctcctgtactgccttaatatgcacattcagcacatccaatgcatcaaaacattgttttctagttggagccgcgcctcattttcaaactgtatggtttgacttaaatgaacaatgacagcaatatagtccacgatgagcagcgctaaaatcaaagTAACCAATGAGGGGCAACCAAAAAACATGGGCACTATGTTGCCAAAGCTGGAGTTGCATCTCCAGCACAAGTTGGATGGTAACAGACCCATCAGCTGCAGCTTTGCTGGAGTGAATAAATTCTACTGAAAATTTTATATTGAGTCAGCTTTGATTTGCTGTCTCTCATTGGGAGAGACATCTGCGCTACTAATGTACTCCAGACATTGTCGTCCAAGGTAACCCCCGAGTCTTTTTCCCATACAATTTTCAGCCCTTCAGTGTTCATGCCATATTTGTATATAAGGTACTTATAAATTAAACTTACTATGTGGGAGCAGAGGAGCTCTAGATGTAATTTTTCTAGCTGTCAGTTTAGTAAGTTTCTGAGTTGGAGATATCTCCAGAAATCATTTTTCTGACCCTTCATTATCTCAAAGGAGTTaaagatagagacagagacatcCAATATTTAGGATACCTTTGTTGTATCAGTCCCTCCAGTAAAATAAACctatttttggttgaaatgcTCCAAATGGTTCACAATTAGGTGCACCTGTTCCATGTCAGTAGACAAGGGGTATAAGGGCCAATCCCAGTTCTCTTCCCTTAAAGGAGccatatgtaagaaatctaaagcaaatagtcataaaatcctc includes:
- the cenpw gene encoding centromere protein W: MMKKAPKLKSIIKTKTKRSINVRPTSEAMIELLTLLFLSSLAEEAKAKAFEEKSATIRAHHVRAVAKKMLKKARG